The Tamandua tetradactyla isolate mTamTet1 chromosome 5, mTamTet1.pri, whole genome shotgun sequence genome window below encodes:
- the LOC143683018 gene encoding olfactory receptor 13A1-like — MSGQVGKSNQTLVTEFMLQGFSEHPQLWLPLLSYFFFLYTMALVGNTLIITIITCSSCLHSPMYFFLFNLATMDIICTSSVIPKALTDLAWKENIISFERCKAQLLFLAWSGSSELLLLTVMAYDSYVTICRPLHYGTLMSLWLCLVLAVGVWISCALNASVHTGLMAQLSFCGPNVITHFFCKIPPLLLLSCSPTYINSIMTLLAKPFYGCTNFLLTLMSHGFIIASILCICSAEGKQRAFSTCSSHLIVISVYYSAVVCAYIIPALSYSPEKNKLAGVLYTAVSTTLNPLRNKEVKTSLGKLLPGHKH, encoded by the coding sequence ATGTCTGGCCAGGTAGGGAAGTCCAACCAGACATTGGTGACAGAGTTCATGCTGCAGGGGTTCTCAGAGCACCCACAACTGTGGCTGCCCCTGCTCAGCTACTTTTTCTTCCTCTACACCATGGCCCTTGTGGGAAATACTCtgatcatcaccatcatcacctgcAGCTCTTGTCTCCACagccccatgtactttttcctgttcAACCTGGCCACCATGGACATCATCTGCACTTCTTCTGTAATTCCCAAGGCACTAACAGACTTGGCCTGGAAGGAAAATATCATCTCATTTGAGAGGTGCAAGGCCCAGCTCTTATTCCTTGCCTGGTCTGGATCTTCTGAGCTGCTTCTTCTCACAGTCATGGCCTATGACAGTTATGTGACCATCTGCCGGCCACTGCATTATGGGACCCTGATGAGCCTGTGGCTCTGCCTGGTGCTGGCTGTGGGAGTTTGGATCAGCTGTGCCCTGAATGCCTCAGTCCACACTGGTCTGATGGCACAACTGTCCTTCTGTGGCCCCAATGTAATCACTCACTTCTTCTGTAAGATCCCTCCACTGTTGCTGCTCTCCTGCAGTCCCACCTATATAAACAGCATCATGACCCTCTTGGCCAAGCCCTTCTATGGATGCACCAACTTCCTGCTCACCCTCATGTCCCATGGCTTCATCATTGCCAGCATCCTATGCATCTGCTCAGCCGAGGGCAAGCAGAgggccttctccacctgctcctcccacctcaTCGTGATCTCTGTCTACTACTCAGCTGTGGTCTGTGCCTACATCATTCCAGCCTTAAGCTACAGCCCTGAGAAAAACAAACTGGCTGGAGTGCTGTACACAGCTGTGAGCACCACCCTAAACCCACTGAGAAACAAGGAGGTCAAGACATCCCTAGGGAAACTCCTCCCTGGTCATAAACATTAA